From Cellulosimicrobium sp. ES-005, one genomic window encodes:
- a CDS encoding penicillin-binding protein has translation MARSTRTNGRTTPRGRRRFFNYPRSHVKSFRRWLPSWRVVVGTMLTGVALVAGVLVAAWFTTEVPTKLPSVEAQTSTVYWGDGTEMGKYAVENREIVDYATLPKYVGDAVVASEDRTFWTNSGVDFRGIARAFYNNFKGGDRQGASTLTQQYVERYYTDTVTDYAGKAREAILALKITQQQKKEDILGNYLNTIYFGRGAYGIQAAAQKFYGVDAAGLTVSQSAMIAGIVPNPTNWDPINNHDQAAYRWDRTLGFMYEDGHIDKAQYDEALAAGFPEPVEYTKSQRYAGSTGYLLRMVEEELAGSDNPIDFDSLSTGGYTVVTTIDKGMQDAAVATADSLPREGRGDENPVSENIRAALVSIDPNDGSIRALYGGPDFVQNEYNNATRGAAQGGSTFKPFTLIAGLENGHTLDERFDGDSPKTFPGADNGSDWKVRNFSDHDWGNIDLTEATAQSVNTAYAELNLEVGPEKTADVAARLGIKADVGSNLANVLGDATVTPLELTNAYATIAAQGMRSTPHIVASVTDSRGNLVYQAPGADKREQEFAPDVMAAATYALSQVVEKGSGKPAQAIGRPAAGKTGTSTDNKSAWFAGFTPGLATVVGLYQSGPDGEQEQITPFGKWVGDEITGGSWPVEAWTSYMQTAVANLPAGEFPAYTPPKPQPTETPTETPTETPTEDTQPEEPVEPEQPENVTVPSVVGMESRAARAQLEAAGLKVRITEEFSDQQPRGFVISQSSMSEVPPGSTIALVVSKGTDPGQQPTDPPDPENPDPSPTETGPPGGGGNGGGGGNGNP, from the coding sequence GTGGCGCGATCCACGAGGACGAACGGACGGACGACCCCCCGCGGGCGACGTCGGTTCTTCAACTACCCGCGCTCGCACGTCAAGAGCTTCCGTCGCTGGCTGCCGTCGTGGCGCGTCGTCGTCGGGACCATGCTGACCGGCGTCGCGCTCGTCGCGGGCGTGCTCGTCGCGGCGTGGTTCACGACCGAGGTGCCGACGAAGCTGCCGAGCGTCGAGGCGCAGACGTCCACGGTGTACTGGGGCGACGGGACCGAGATGGGGAAGTACGCCGTCGAGAACCGCGAGATCGTCGACTACGCCACGCTTCCGAAGTACGTGGGCGACGCGGTCGTCGCGTCGGAGGACCGAACGTTCTGGACGAACTCGGGCGTGGACTTCCGGGGCATCGCACGTGCCTTCTACAACAACTTCAAGGGCGGCGACCGCCAGGGCGCCTCGACGCTCACCCAGCAGTACGTCGAGCGCTACTACACGGACACCGTCACGGACTACGCGGGCAAGGCCCGCGAGGCCATCCTCGCGCTGAAGATCACGCAGCAGCAGAAGAAGGAAGACATCCTCGGCAACTACCTCAACACGATCTACTTCGGCCGCGGGGCGTACGGCATCCAGGCCGCCGCGCAGAAGTTCTACGGGGTGGACGCCGCGGGTCTCACCGTGTCGCAGTCCGCCATGATCGCCGGCATCGTCCCGAACCCCACCAACTGGGACCCGATCAACAACCACGACCAGGCCGCGTACCGCTGGGACCGGACGCTCGGCTTCATGTACGAGGACGGGCACATCGACAAGGCCCAGTACGACGAGGCCCTCGCCGCGGGCTTCCCCGAGCCGGTCGAGTACACGAAGTCGCAGCGGTATGCGGGGTCGACGGGCTACCTCCTGCGCATGGTGGAGGAGGAGCTCGCCGGGAGCGACAACCCGATCGACTTCGACAGCCTCTCCACCGGCGGGTACACCGTGGTGACGACGATCGACAAGGGCATGCAGGACGCGGCCGTCGCGACGGCCGACTCGCTCCCGCGCGAGGGTCGGGGGGACGAGAACCCCGTCTCCGAGAACATCCGGGCGGCGCTCGTGTCGATCGATCCGAACGACGGTTCGATCCGGGCGCTCTACGGGGGCCCGGACTTCGTCCAGAACGAGTACAACAACGCGACCCGCGGCGCGGCTCAGGGCGGCTCGACCTTCAAGCCGTTCACGCTCATCGCCGGGCTCGAGAACGGCCACACGCTCGACGAGCGGTTCGACGGCGACTCGCCCAAGACGTTCCCTGGCGCGGACAACGGCAGCGACTGGAAGGTCCGCAACTTCAGCGACCACGACTGGGGAAACATCGACCTCACCGAGGCGACCGCGCAGTCGGTGAACACCGCCTACGCGGAGCTCAACCTCGAGGTCGGGCCGGAGAAGACCGCGGACGTCGCGGCACGTCTGGGCATCAAGGCCGACGTCGGGTCGAACCTGGCGAACGTGCTCGGTGACGCGACGGTGACGCCGCTCGAGCTGACGAACGCCTACGCGACCATCGCCGCGCAGGGCATGCGGTCGACGCCGCACATCGTGGCTTCCGTGACCGACTCCCGGGGCAACCTGGTGTACCAGGCACCGGGCGCCGACAAGCGCGAGCAGGAGTTCGCTCCCGACGTCATGGCTGCGGCGACGTACGCCCTGTCCCAGGTCGTCGAGAAGGGGTCGGGCAAGCCGGCGCAGGCCATCGGCCGCCCGGCCGCCGGCAAGACCGGAACCTCGACCGACAACAAGTCGGCCTGGTTCGCGGGATTCACCCCTGGTCTCGCGACGGTCGTCGGTCTCTACCAGTCCGGCCCGGACGGCGAGCAGGAGCAGATCACCCCGTTCGGCAAGTGGGTCGGGGACGAGATCACGGGTGGTTCGTGGCCGGTCGAGGCCTGGACCTCGTACATGCAGACGGCGGTGGCGAACCTGCCTGCCGGCGAGTTCCCGGCGTACACGCCGCCCAAGCCGCAGCCGACGGAGACGCCCACCGAGACCCCGACGGAGACCCCGACCGAGGACACGCAGCCGGAGGAGCCGGTCGAGCCGGAGCAGCCGGAGAACGTCACCGTGCCCAGCGTCGTCGGCATGGAGAGCCGGGCCGCGCGCGCCCAGCTCGAGGCGGCAGGGCTCAAGGTGCGGATCACCGAGGAGTTCTCCGACCAGCAGCCGCGGGGCTTCGTCATCAGCCAGTCGTCGATGAGCGAGGTGCCGCCCGGGTCGACGATCGCGCTCGTGGTCTCGAAGGGCACCGATCCCGGGCAGCAGCCGACCGACCCGCCAGACCCGGAGAACCCGGATCCGTCCCCGACCGAGACGGGGCCCCCGGGCGGTGGCGGGAACGGGGGCGGCGGCGGGAACGGCAACCCCTGA
- a CDS encoding PadR family transcriptional regulator — protein MRSKTPVLETAILGLLKESPLHGYELRKRLNLMLGSFRVLSYGSLYPALKSLVARGLISGTEQSAAQSTLAPALSGKRARIVYELTAEGKEHLQSVLASSGPAAWEDESFDVRFAFFAQTDAETRIRILEGRRTRLTERLEAVRESAARTRERLDEYTLELQRHGLEQVEREVRWLDGLITTERDRSSGHSRSTTRARTSSTPHPAEPSEQEPDGARRPEDPGTSNTKERG, from the coding sequence GTGCGCAGCAAGACGCCGGTGCTCGAGACCGCGATCCTCGGCCTCCTCAAGGAGTCCCCTCTGCACGGGTACGAGCTGCGCAAGCGGCTCAACCTCATGCTCGGGTCGTTCCGCGTGCTGTCCTACGGTTCGCTGTACCCCGCCCTCAAGTCGTTGGTGGCCCGCGGGCTCATCAGCGGCACCGAGCAGTCCGCGGCGCAGTCGACGCTCGCGCCCGCCCTCTCGGGCAAGCGCGCGCGGATCGTCTACGAGCTGACCGCCGAGGGCAAGGAGCACCTCCAGAGCGTGCTGGCCTCGTCGGGGCCGGCAGCCTGGGAGGACGAGAGCTTCGACGTCCGGTTCGCGTTCTTCGCGCAGACCGACGCCGAGACCCGCATCCGCATCCTCGAGGGCCGGCGCACCCGGCTCACGGAGAGGCTGGAGGCGGTCAGAGAGTCCGCGGCTCGCACCCGCGAGCGGCTCGACGAGTACACGCTCGAGCTGCAACGTCACGGACTCGAGCAGGTCGAGCGCGAGGTGCGCTGGCTCGACGGTCTCATCACCACCGAGCGCGACCGGAGCTCCGGGCACTCCCGGAGCACCACCCGTGCGCGGACCAGCAGCACCCCGCATCCTGCGGAACCATCCGAGCAGGAGCCCGACGGCGCGAGGCGACCCGAGGACCCTGGAACATCGAACACCAAGGAGCGAGGATGA
- a CDS encoding inositol-3-phosphate synthase: MTSIRVAIVGVGNCASSLVQGVHFYRDADPSSTVPGLMHVQFGDYHVSSLEFVAAFDVDAKKVGFDLSEAINASENNTIKIADVPPLGVTVQRGPTLDGIGKYYAQTIEESDAEPVDVVAALREAQVDVLVCYLPVGSEQAAKFYAQAAIDAGVAFVNALPVFIASDPEWAAKFEEAGVPIVGDDIKSQVGATITHRVLAKLFEDRGVVLDRTYQLNVGGNMDFKNMLERERLESKKISKTQAVTSNLEGPLGGKKEDRNVHIGPSDYVAWLDDRKWAYVRLEGRAFGEVPLNLEYKLEVWDSPNSAGIIIDAVRAAKIAKDRGVGGPILSASTYFMKSPPVQMEDTKGRAQLEAFIAGEVER; encoded by the coding sequence ATGACCTCCATCCGCGTCGCCATCGTCGGAGTAGGCAACTGCGCATCGTCCCTCGTCCAGGGCGTGCACTTCTACCGTGACGCCGACCCGAGCAGCACCGTCCCGGGCCTCATGCACGTGCAGTTCGGCGACTACCACGTGTCGAGCCTGGAGTTCGTGGCGGCGTTCGACGTCGACGCGAAGAAGGTCGGCTTCGACCTCTCGGAGGCGATCAACGCCTCGGAGAACAACACGATCAAGATCGCGGACGTCCCGCCGCTCGGCGTGACCGTCCAGCGCGGCCCGACCCTCGACGGCATCGGCAAGTACTACGCGCAGACGATCGAGGAGTCGGACGCGGAGCCGGTCGACGTCGTCGCCGCGCTGCGCGAGGCCCAGGTCGACGTGCTCGTCTGCTACCTCCCCGTGGGCTCCGAGCAGGCCGCGAAGTTCTACGCGCAGGCCGCGATCGACGCCGGCGTGGCGTTCGTCAACGCGCTGCCCGTCTTCATCGCGTCCGACCCGGAGTGGGCCGCGAAGTTCGAGGAGGCCGGCGTCCCGATCGTCGGCGACGACATCAAGTCGCAGGTCGGCGCGACGATCACGCACCGCGTGCTCGCCAAGCTCTTCGAGGACCGCGGCGTCGTGCTGGACCGCACGTACCAGCTCAACGTCGGCGGGAACATGGACTTCAAGAACATGCTCGAGCGCGAGCGCCTGGAGTCCAAGAAGATCTCCAAGACGCAGGCCGTGACCTCGAACCTCGAGGGCCCGCTGGGCGGCAAGAAGGAGGACCGCAACGTCCACATCGGCCCGTCGGACTACGTCGCGTGGCTCGACGACCGCAAGTGGGCCTACGTGCGCCTCGAGGGCCGCGCGTTCGGCGAGGTCCCGCTGAACCTGGAGTACAAGCTCGAGGTGTGGGACTCCCCGAACTCCGCCGGCATCATCATCGACGCCGTGCGCGCCGCGAAGATCGCCAAGGACCGCGGCGTCGGCGGCCCGATCCTCTCGGCCTCGACCTACTTCATGAAGTCCCCGCCGGTCCAGATGGAGGACACGAAGGGCCGTGCGCAGCTGGAGGCCTTCATCGCCGGTGAGGTCGAGCGCTGA
- a CDS encoding glycosyl hydrolase family 18 protein: MTRTPRTAAAGLAFAATAALVAGTVGAAHAAPATAGGDGANGYKTVGYYPAWDAGNEDGYQVADLQRTGAASDLTHLNYAFGNVTTDLVCDITDREDPVDGGLEGDPLNDYVQLKPAGQAVDGVADTADQALAGNFNQLKKLKEANPGLKVLISLGGWTWSDNFSDAVSTPENRERLVESCLDVYFRGNLPVVQDAENGTKGGDGVAAGIFDGVDLDWEWPGATGEHPTPRPEEDAENFVQFAQLLRAELDELGTETGEDYLITGFAPAGWAPRTYGGWLDPRFVDALDFINVQGYDYHGDWNTTRTGHQGNLHVYDDPTTGEPANWGLAADGVLGAYHAAGWPKEKLVLGMAAYGYGWKNVTDSTPGAAADGALPFTYYSEIKAKGLPEYYDEVAGQGYFYGDGEWWTADTPRSVTAKAEYLATHGYGGGYFWDLAGDLDNELLGTLRGTFETATPGPLFPADAAAPWYASGVYATGDVVYHDGVEYRAAWWTRNQEPGQPNGPWRAIGGPGTAPAGEAPACGDAWDAGRTYTAGDVVTRAGVNYTAQWWTTGSQPGTDVHGAWDAGSPCA; the protein is encoded by the coding sequence ATGACACGAACCCCCAGGACGGCGGCCGCAGGGCTCGCCTTCGCAGCGACGGCGGCACTCGTCGCCGGCACGGTCGGGGCGGCGCACGCCGCACCCGCGACGGCCGGCGGAGACGGCGCCAACGGCTACAAGACCGTCGGCTACTACCCCGCGTGGGACGCCGGCAACGAGGACGGCTACCAGGTCGCCGACCTCCAGAGGACCGGGGCGGCGTCGGACCTGACGCACCTCAACTACGCGTTCGGCAACGTCACGACGGACCTGGTCTGCGACATCACCGACCGCGAGGACCCCGTCGACGGCGGCCTCGAGGGCGACCCCCTCAACGACTACGTCCAGCTCAAGCCGGCCGGGCAGGCCGTCGACGGCGTCGCGGACACCGCCGACCAGGCGCTCGCGGGCAACTTCAACCAGCTCAAGAAGCTCAAGGAGGCCAACCCGGGCCTGAAGGTCCTCATCTCGCTCGGCGGCTGGACCTGGTCGGACAACTTCTCCGACGCCGTGTCCACGCCGGAGAACCGCGAGCGGCTCGTCGAGTCCTGCCTCGACGTGTACTTCCGCGGCAACCTTCCCGTCGTCCAGGACGCGGAGAACGGCACCAAGGGCGGGGACGGCGTCGCCGCCGGCATCTTCGACGGCGTCGACCTCGACTGGGAGTGGCCCGGCGCGACCGGTGAGCACCCCACGCCGCGACCCGAGGAGGACGCGGAGAACTTCGTCCAGTTCGCGCAGCTCCTGCGCGCCGAGCTCGACGAGCTCGGCACCGAGACCGGCGAGGACTACCTCATCACCGGCTTCGCACCGGCCGGCTGGGCCCCGCGCACGTACGGTGGCTGGCTCGACCCGCGCTTCGTCGACGCGCTCGACTTCATCAACGTCCAGGGCTACGACTACCACGGCGACTGGAACACCACCCGCACCGGGCACCAGGGCAACCTGCACGTCTACGACGACCCGACCACCGGCGAGCCCGCCAACTGGGGCCTCGCCGCGGACGGCGTCCTCGGCGCCTACCACGCGGCCGGGTGGCCCAAGGAGAAGCTCGTCCTCGGCATGGCCGCGTACGGCTACGGCTGGAAGAACGTCACCGACTCGACGCCCGGTGCCGCCGCCGACGGCGCCCTCCCGTTCACCTACTACTCCGAGATCAAGGCCAAGGGCCTCCCGGAGTACTACGACGAGGTCGCCGGACAGGGGTACTTCTACGGCGACGGCGAGTGGTGGACCGCGGACACCCCGCGCTCCGTGACGGCCAAGGCCGAGTACCTCGCCACCCACGGCTACGGCGGCGGCTACTTCTGGGACCTCGCGGGTGACCTCGACAACGAGCTCCTCGGGACCCTGCGCGGCACGTTCGAGACCGCCACCCCGGGACCGCTCTTCCCCGCCGACGCGGCCGCCCCCTGGTACGCCTCCGGCGTGTACGCCACGGGCGACGTCGTCTACCACGACGGCGTCGAGTACCGCGCCGCCTGGTGGACCCGGAACCAGGAGCCCGGCCAGCCGAACGGGCCCTGGCGCGCCATCGGCGGTCCCGGCACCGCCCCGGCGGGAGAGGCACCCGCCTGCGGCGACGCCTGGGACGCCGGGCGCACCTACACCGCGGGCGACGTCGTCACCCGCGCGGGCGTGAACTACACCGCGCAGTGGTGGACCACCGGCTCCCAGCCCGGCACCGACGTCCACGGCGCCTGGGACGCGGGCAGCCCCTGCGCCTGA
- a CDS encoding MFS transporter, with protein sequence MSVVAELRALLRLRGFRRLFAVRLVSQAGDGMFQVGLASLLFFSPESQGTAAAIAGAFAVMLAPFTIVGPFAGVFLDRWQRRQVLAWGNAVRVVITLGMAALMLSGGVSGWIYALGLAALSVNRFLLAGLSAGLPRVVDGPLLLTANSLTPTLGAGAAFVGGGIGFVLGLAFDPGRVKDSSALVCAALVFGVASLLALRLGRTELGPERPAESAIRSEIVKVARGLADGARYLVARRTPGQALLAMATHRFLYGVVFIASILIARNLLDAGSQTAGMATFAIVVGLTGAGGAGAMVLTPTLSRYTGPQVWIAIMLLLAAASQLLLVTTPSRAVVYTGAALLGLAAQGTKIAVDTIVQRDTDDEFRGRAFAFYDVLYNAAFVGAAALAAFTLPDTGWSRGVFVALAVAYALAALVMWTRGARTPAGAGDAVVPDAEAASRTTPA encoded by the coding sequence GTGAGTGTCGTCGCCGAGCTGCGAGCGCTGCTGCGGCTGCGCGGGTTCCGCAGGCTGTTCGCCGTCCGCCTCGTGTCGCAGGCCGGGGACGGCATGTTCCAGGTGGGCCTGGCGTCGCTGCTGTTCTTCTCGCCCGAGTCGCAGGGCACGGCGGCGGCGATCGCGGGCGCGTTCGCGGTGATGCTGGCGCCGTTCACGATCGTGGGCCCGTTCGCGGGGGTGTTCCTCGACCGCTGGCAGCGCCGGCAGGTGCTCGCGTGGGGCAACGCCGTGCGCGTGGTCATCACGCTCGGCATGGCGGCCCTCATGCTCTCGGGCGGCGTCAGCGGGTGGATCTACGCGCTCGGCCTCGCGGCGCTCTCGGTGAACCGCTTCCTCCTCGCGGGCCTGTCCGCGGGCCTGCCCCGCGTCGTGGACGGCCCGCTGCTGCTCACGGCGAACTCCCTGACCCCGACGCTCGGCGCCGGCGCGGCGTTCGTCGGGGGCGGGATCGGGTTCGTCCTGGGTCTCGCGTTCGACCCGGGCCGGGTCAAGGACTCGTCCGCGCTCGTGTGCGCGGCGCTCGTCTTCGGTGTCGCGTCGCTGCTCGCGCTGCGGCTCGGCCGTACGGAGCTCGGCCCGGAGCGGCCCGCCGAGTCGGCGATCCGGTCGGAGATCGTCAAGGTCGCACGCGGTCTGGCCGACGGCGCCCGGTACCTCGTCGCGCGGCGCACCCCGGGTCAGGCGCTGCTCGCGATGGCGACGCACCGCTTCCTCTACGGCGTGGTCTTCATCGCGTCGATCCTCATCGCCCGGAACCTCCTCGACGCGGGGAGCCAGACGGCGGGCATGGCGACCTTCGCGATCGTCGTGGGGCTCACGGGCGCGGGTGGCGCGGGCGCGATGGTGCTGACCCCCACGCTCTCGCGGTACACGGGTCCGCAGGTGTGGATCGCGATCATGCTGCTGCTCGCCGCGGCGAGCCAGCTCCTGCTCGTGACGACGCCGTCGCGCGCGGTCGTGTACACGGGCGCCGCCCTGCTCGGGCTGGCCGCGCAGGGCACCAAGATCGCCGTGGACACGATCGTCCAGCGCGACACCGACGACGAGTTCCGCGGCCGGGCGTTCGCGTTCTACGACGTCCTGTACAACGCGGCGTTCGTCGGCGCGGCCGCACTGGCGGCGTTCACGCTCCCCGACACGGGCTGGTCGCGCGGCGTGTTCGTCGCCCTCGCGGTCGCGTACGCGCTCGCCGCACTGGTGATGTGGACGCGCGGGGCGCGGACCCCGGCCGGGGCGGGGGACGCCGTCGTGCCCGACGCCGAGGCGGCCTCGCGGACCACGCCCGCCTGA
- a CDS encoding MDR family MFS transporter: MTASPTHDTSAPVDRLPRADFLVIALLLGSAFVVILNETTMSVALAPLMADLGITASTGQWLTTAFMLTMAVVIPATGFLLQRLGTRGAYLLAMSLFSAGTLLAAVSPGFAWLLVGRVVQASGTAIMMPLLMTTIMTLVPPTIRGKVMGNISIVMAAAPALGPSLSGLILNSLSWRWVFGIVLPIALVALVLGFLYIRDVADRTHSRLDPFSLVLAAFAFGGLVYGLSSIGEAARHTPVVPPAVPIAFGALALGAFVWRQIVLQREDRALLDLRVFTHRGFSVPLGIMAVGMVAMFGSLILLPLFLQDAMGLEPLATGLIVLPGGLLMGLLGPTVGRLYDRVGPRPLVIPGVSVVAVALAAFTTIHASSSPWFVLALHVTLSLGLAFMFTPLFTSALSALEPHQYSHGSASIGTVQQLAGAAGTAMFVAVMTTRSIAYGEAGASPQAALAEGVGDAFVWGTAVMLVAVGLSFLLRRPAPQDHGPGHGPAQDRTQDAPVDDVKVEAALATDDV; this comes from the coding sequence GTGACAGCCTCCCCCACCCACGACACCTCGGCACCCGTCGACCGGCTCCCCCGGGCGGACTTCCTCGTCATCGCGCTGCTGCTGGGCTCCGCGTTCGTCGTGATCCTCAACGAGACGACCATGAGCGTCGCGCTGGCGCCGCTCATGGCCGACCTCGGCATCACGGCCAGCACGGGTCAGTGGCTCACGACGGCGTTCATGCTGACGATGGCCGTCGTCATCCCGGCGACCGGCTTCCTGCTGCAGCGCCTGGGGACCCGCGGCGCCTACCTGCTCGCGATGTCGCTGTTCAGTGCGGGCACGCTGCTCGCCGCCGTCTCCCCCGGGTTCGCGTGGCTGCTGGTCGGCCGCGTCGTGCAGGCGTCGGGCACGGCGATCATGATGCCGCTGCTCATGACGACGATCATGACCCTCGTCCCACCGACGATCCGCGGCAAGGTCATGGGCAACATCTCGATCGTCATGGCCGCCGCGCCCGCGCTCGGCCCGTCGCTCTCGGGCCTCATCCTCAACTCCCTGAGCTGGCGGTGGGTGTTCGGGATCGTGCTCCCGATCGCGCTCGTCGCGCTCGTCCTCGGCTTCCTGTACATCCGGGACGTCGCCGACCGTACGCACTCGCGCCTCGACCCGTTCTCGCTGGTCCTCGCGGCGTTCGCGTTCGGCGGCCTGGTCTACGGGCTGTCGAGCATCGGCGAGGCCGCGCGCCACACCCCGGTCGTCCCGCCGGCGGTGCCCATCGCGTTCGGGGCCCTCGCGCTCGGCGCGTTCGTGTGGCGCCAGATCGTGCTGCAGCGCGAGGACCGCGCGCTCCTCGACCTCCGCGTGTTCACGCACCGTGGGTTCAGCGTGCCCCTCGGCATCATGGCGGTCGGCATGGTCGCCATGTTCGGCTCTCTCATCCTCCTGCCGCTGTTCCTGCAGGACGCGATGGGCCTCGAGCCGCTCGCGACCGGCCTCATCGTGCTCCCGGGCGGGCTCCTCATGGGTCTGCTCGGCCCGACCGTCGGCCGGCTCTACGACCGGGTGGGACCGCGTCCGCTCGTCATCCCCGGCGTGAGCGTCGTCGCCGTCGCCCTCGCGGCGTTCACGACGATCCACGCGAGCTCGTCGCCGTGGTTCGTCCTCGCGCTGCACGTCACGCTGAGCCTGGGCCTCGCGTTCATGTTCACGCCGCTGTTCACGTCCGCGCTCTCGGCGCTCGAGCCGCACCAGTACTCGCACGGGTCCGCGTCGATCGGCACCGTGCAGCAGCTCGCGGGCGCCGCCGGCACGGCCATGTTCGTCGCCGTCATGACGACCCGCTCCATCGCCTACGGCGAGGCGGGCGCGTCACCGCAGGCGGCGCTCGCCGAGGGCGTCGGCGACGCGTTCGTCTGGGGCACGGCCGTCATGCTCGTGGCCGTGGGCCTCTCGTTCCTCCTGCGCCGCCCCGCGCCGCAGGACCACGGCCCGGGCCACGGCCCCGCGCAGGACCGGACGCAGGACGCACCGGTCGACGACGTCAAGGTCGAAGCCGCACTGGCCACCGACGACGTCTGA